A region of Myxococcus stipitatus DSM 14675 DNA encodes the following proteins:
- a CDS encoding cytochrome P450, which yields MEPDFNPAHPAFRADPHRWLGWLRERDPVHFSPRLNAWVLTRYDDVRRAATDVTHFSNDTLSVLVGKHAGAMGPRRTEHRIGTNLGMADGAVHTRLRTAIAPYFTPGAIHRLETGLQHYVDGLLRRAASGGELDLVAGLGRPLAVEAVASGLFGIPEGDREPLSGWAAATTRISDPLLTREERRENFLELTRFADYLDGLVVQRRQQPGDDLLSRIADLDRSGLTHPEVLATCMSIVGGGIDTVSMGISRGILALLDHPEQMELLRENPDLLPGATEEILRFCAPAVFVARVVRVDLELREKTLAAGDVVLYSPAAACRDPAVFSEPDRLDLRREVERGHNLAFGHGAHYCIGAALARLELRVAFRGVLSRLPRLELKVPRSMLTYGRNLMSMGIESLPVVFPPQNIPLP from the coding sequence ATGGAGCCCGACTTCAATCCCGCGCATCCCGCGTTCCGCGCGGACCCCCATCGTTGGCTCGGCTGGTTGAGGGAGCGGGACCCCGTTCACTTCAGCCCTCGGCTCAACGCCTGGGTCCTCACGCGGTACGACGACGTCCGCCGCGCCGCGACGGATGTGACTCACTTCAGCAACGACACGCTGTCGGTGCTGGTGGGCAAGCACGCGGGAGCGATGGGGCCTCGGAGGACGGAGCACCGCATCGGCACGAACCTGGGCATGGCGGATGGCGCGGTGCACACGCGGCTGCGCACCGCCATCGCCCCTTACTTCACGCCCGGGGCCATCCACCGCCTGGAGACCGGGCTCCAGCACTACGTGGATGGGCTGCTGCGCCGGGCGGCGTCGGGCGGCGAGCTGGACCTGGTCGCGGGCCTGGGTCGTCCGCTCGCCGTCGAGGCGGTGGCCTCTGGCCTTTTCGGCATCCCCGAGGGAGACCGGGAGCCGCTGTCCGGCTGGGCCGCCGCCACCACGCGCATCAGCGACCCCTTGCTCACCCGCGAGGAGCGCCGGGAGAACTTCCTCGAGCTCACCCGGTTCGCGGACTACCTGGACGGGCTGGTGGTCCAGCGACGGCAGCAGCCCGGCGACGACCTGCTCTCGCGCATCGCCGACCTGGACCGGAGCGGGCTCACCCATCCGGAGGTGCTCGCGACGTGCATGTCCATCGTCGGCGGTGGCATCGACACGGTCAGCATGGGCATCAGCCGAGGCATCCTCGCGCTGCTGGACCATCCCGAGCAGATGGAGCTCCTGCGGGAGAACCCAGACCTGCTGCCGGGCGCGACGGAGGAGATCCTCCGCTTCTGCGCACCCGCCGTGTTCGTCGCCCGGGTCGTTCGCGTGGACCTGGAGCTGCGGGAGAAGACGCTCGCGGCGGGGGACGTGGTGCTCTACTCACCGGCCGCGGCCTGCCGGGACCCCGCGGTCTTCTCGGAGCCGGACCGCCTGGACCTGCGCCGCGAAGTCGAGCGGGGCCACAACCTGGCGTTCGGTCATGGCGCCCACTACTGCATCGGCGCGGCGCTCGCGCGGCTGGAGCTGCGCGTGGCCTTTCGCGGTGTCCTCTCCCGCTTGCCTCGCCTCGAGCTGAAGGTGCCTCGGTCCATGCTGACGTATGGACGCAACCTCATGTCCATGGGCATCGAGTCCCTTCCCGTCGTCTTCCCGCCTCAGAACATCCCGTTGCCGTGA
- a CDS encoding SCP2 sterol-binding domain-containing protein, translating to MPRVSSVKEYFDTLPARFVTGASKGVNAVFQFNLPGDGGGTYHVEVADGTMAVHEGPAASPTATLQMNAQEYLKMANGDLNGMMAFMSGSLKVTGNMMLAQKLQAIFPQGA from the coding sequence ATGCCACGCGTTTCCAGTGTCAAAGAATACTTCGATACGCTGCCCGCCCGCTTCGTGACGGGGGCGTCCAAGGGTGTCAACGCGGTGTTCCAGTTCAACCTGCCTGGGGATGGGGGCGGCACCTACCACGTGGAGGTCGCCGACGGGACGATGGCGGTGCACGAGGGGCCCGCGGCTTCGCCCACCGCGACGCTCCAGATGAACGCGCAGGAGTACCTCAAGATGGCGAATGGAGACCTCAACGGGATGATGGCCTTCATGAGCGGGAGCCTCAAGGTGACGGGCAACATGATGCTCGCGCAGAAGCTGCAAGCCATCTTCCCGCAAGGGGCCTGA
- a CDS encoding acyl-CoA synthetase: MQGLNFWELAQRAPSHPAVIGPDGHVTTAGALLRAANQLVHGLRARGLRRGDTLAVVLKNELAMLELFMAAWQAGWYLTPINTHLTAHEIAYILKDCEARAVFCSDRTADVTRKSLALLGRTEQDCFATCEIPGLESYAALKAHQPEDLPPERSAGATMTYTSGTAGQPKGVRRPLSPAPPERVGESFASFLGLFGITPGDGGVHLTTSPLYHTAVLNFCTNHLHFGHTVVLMDKWTPEGTLELIARHRVTTTHMVPTLFHRLLALPEDVKRKADVSSLRQVIHGAAPCSVEVKRAMLGWWGHVIYEYYAATEGGGTLATPEQWLAHPGTVGRAWPMSTLLVLRDDGTPCEPGEVGILYLRMGSHRFEYHKAREKTDSAWRGDFFTVGDAGYLDAEGFLYLCDRKSDFIISGGVNIYPAEIEMALSGHPKVADAAIFGVPDEDWGERIKAVIEPMPGVQPGPELVAELLAFCRERLASFKCPNSFDFTDALPRDPNGKLMKRKLRDPYWQAPPGAKGMPGSLQS; the protein is encoded by the coding sequence ATGCAAGGCCTCAACTTCTGGGAGCTCGCCCAGCGGGCCCCGTCGCATCCGGCGGTCATCGGGCCGGATGGGCACGTCACCACCGCGGGGGCCCTCCTCCGCGCGGCGAATCAACTGGTCCACGGCCTCCGCGCGCGGGGACTCCGGCGCGGTGACACCCTCGCGGTGGTGCTGAAGAACGAGCTGGCCATGCTGGAGCTGTTCATGGCCGCCTGGCAGGCGGGTTGGTATCTCACCCCCATCAACACCCACCTCACCGCGCACGAAATCGCATACATCCTGAAGGACTGCGAGGCGCGGGCCGTCTTCTGCAGCGACCGCACCGCGGACGTCACCCGGAAGTCGCTGGCGCTGCTCGGACGGACGGAGCAGGACTGCTTCGCCACCTGCGAGATTCCGGGCCTGGAGTCCTACGCCGCGCTCAAGGCCCACCAGCCCGAGGACCTTCCACCGGAGCGCTCCGCCGGCGCCACGATGACCTATACCTCCGGCACGGCGGGCCAGCCCAAGGGCGTGCGCCGTCCGCTCTCCCCCGCCCCACCCGAGCGCGTCGGAGAGAGCTTCGCTTCATTCCTGGGGTTGTTCGGGATTACCCCGGGCGACGGCGGGGTCCACCTCACCACGTCGCCGCTGTACCACACGGCCGTCCTCAACTTCTGTACCAATCACTTGCACTTCGGCCACACGGTGGTGCTGATGGACAAGTGGACGCCAGAGGGCACGCTCGAGCTCATCGCGCGTCACCGGGTGACGACGACGCACATGGTGCCCACGCTGTTCCATCGCCTCCTCGCGCTGCCCGAGGACGTGAAGCGAAAGGCCGATGTGTCCTCGCTGCGGCAGGTCATCCACGGCGCCGCACCCTGCTCCGTCGAGGTGAAGCGGGCGATGCTCGGGTGGTGGGGCCACGTCATCTATGAGTACTACGCGGCCACCGAGGGCGGCGGCACGCTGGCCACCCCGGAGCAATGGCTCGCGCACCCGGGCACCGTGGGCAGGGCCTGGCCGATGTCGACGCTGCTGGTGCTCCGGGACGATGGGACCCCGTGTGAGCCGGGTGAGGTCGGCATCCTCTACCTGCGCATGGGCTCGCACCGGTTCGAGTACCACAAGGCCCGGGAGAAGACGGACTCCGCCTGGCGGGGGGACTTCTTCACCGTGGGGGACGCGGGCTACCTCGACGCCGAGGGCTTCCTGTATCTCTGCGACCGCAAGAGCGACTTCATCATCTCGGGGGGCGTGAACATCTACCCCGCGGAGATAGAGATGGCGCTGAGCGGCCATCCGAAGGTCGCGGACGCCGCCATCTTCGGCGTTCCGGATGAGGACTGGGGCGAGCGCATCAAGGCCGTCATCGAGCCCATGCCTGGTGTCCAGCCCGGTCCGGAGCTCGTCGCGGAGTTGCTCGCGTTCTGCCGGGAGCGCCTGGCGTCGTTCAAGTGCCCCAACTCCTTCGACTTCACCGACGCCCTGCCTCGGGACCCCAATGGCAAGCTCATGAAGCGCAAGCTGCGCGACCCGTATTGGCAAGCGCCCCCGGGCGCCAAGGGAATGCCCGGTAGTCTCCAATCGTGA
- a CDS encoding Zn-ribbon domain-containing OB-fold protein, whose amino-acid sequence MSASGPQSQTSPGGAGVLTAPYTLEYTYRRSTGPLIGRFLAGLQEGRILGVRTRGGEVLVPPPEYAPGTGEALGELVEVAPTGVVTTWAWVREPRSRDPLSHPFAWALVRLDGATSGMLHVVDAGQPEEMSTGMRVRVRWREAREGSIRDIACFEPCEATP is encoded by the coding sequence ATGAGCGCGAGCGGCCCGCAATCCCAGACGTCCCCTGGCGGGGCCGGAGTCCTCACGGCGCCCTACACGCTCGAGTACACCTATCGGCGGAGCACGGGACCGCTCATCGGCCGGTTCCTCGCGGGGCTCCAGGAGGGGCGGATTCTGGGGGTGCGCACGCGCGGAGGTGAGGTGCTGGTGCCGCCACCGGAGTACGCCCCGGGCACGGGGGAAGCGCTGGGTGAGCTGGTGGAAGTGGCCCCGACGGGAGTGGTGACGACCTGGGCGTGGGTCCGTGAGCCGAGGAGTCGGGACCCGCTCTCGCATCCCTTCGCTTGGGCGTTGGTGCGACTCGATGGGGCGACCTCCGGGATGCTCCACGTGGTGGACGCGGGGCAGCCGGAGGAGATGTCCACGGGGATGCGTGTCCGGGTGCGCTGGAGGGAGGCGCGCGAGGGCTCCATCCGGGACATCGCCTGTTTCGAGCCATGTGAGGCGACGCCATGA
- a CDS encoding Zn-ribbon domain-containing OB-fold protein, giving the protein MKEKPRVFPAPVRLEYRASAGRGLSRFLASLMEGRIVGQRCPLCAKVYVPSRGACPSCGVALGGDVAVSDTGTLVSFCIVNIPLADRSLPLPYVYGSVLLDGADIPFPHLLQGLPVEEVRMGLRVRAEWVPGGERTPSLESIRCFRPTGEPDAPFEDYQEHL; this is encoded by the coding sequence ATGAAGGAGAAGCCTCGCGTGTTCCCCGCGCCCGTAAGGCTGGAGTATCGCGCCAGCGCGGGGCGGGGGCTGTCGCGGTTCCTGGCCTCGCTGATGGAGGGGCGCATCGTGGGGCAGCGATGTCCGCTGTGCGCGAAGGTGTATGTGCCTTCGCGAGGTGCCTGCCCGTCTTGTGGCGTGGCCTTGGGTGGGGACGTGGCGGTCTCGGATACTGGGACGCTGGTCTCGTTCTGCATCGTCAACATCCCGCTCGCGGACCGCTCGCTTCCGCTTCCGTACGTCTATGGGAGCGTATTGCTGGATGGGGCGGACATCCCCTTCCCTCACCTGCTCCAGGGCTTGCCGGTGGAAGAGGTGCGCATGGGACTGCGGGTCCGCGCGGAGTGGGTTCCGGGTGGGGAGCGGACGCCTTCGCTCGAGAGCATCCGGTGCTTCCGCCCCACCGGGGAGCCGGATGCCCCCTTCGAGGACTATCAGGAGCATCTGTGA
- a CDS encoding thiolase domain-containing protein, with protein sequence MKKARAVAIVAFAQSPAVRREWARDDVELLLPVIQAALGQAGLRKEEVGFTASGSSDFVTGLPFSFVLALDAVGASPPIEETHVEMDGAWALYEAWVRLSLGDVDTALVYAFGRSSLGEPRDVLGMQLDPYYVAPLAPDAISLAALQARALLDSGRATERSLAEVTARSRRNAKANPNAQLSGDFLPEALLDAPYLVAPLRRHDCPPISDGAVAVVLAAGEKARAATARPAWIRGIDHRIESHGLGMRDLTRSPSTALAAANAGVSQGSVDVAEVHAPFSHQELILREALGLDGAVDLNPSGGALAANPLMSAGLIRIGEAARRVMDGTARRAVAHATSGPCLQQNLVCVLEATP encoded by the coding sequence GTGAAGAAGGCGCGCGCGGTGGCCATCGTCGCGTTCGCGCAGAGTCCCGCCGTGCGGCGGGAGTGGGCGCGGGACGACGTGGAGCTGCTGCTCCCGGTCATTCAAGCGGCGCTGGGCCAGGCGGGGCTGCGCAAGGAGGAGGTGGGCTTCACGGCCTCGGGGAGCTCGGACTTCGTGACGGGGCTGCCATTCTCGTTCGTGCTCGCGCTCGACGCGGTGGGAGCGTCTCCGCCCATCGAGGAGACGCACGTCGAGATGGATGGTGCCTGGGCGCTCTATGAAGCCTGGGTGAGGCTGTCTCTCGGGGATGTGGACACGGCGCTGGTCTATGCGTTCGGACGGTCCTCTCTGGGGGAACCTCGGGATGTGCTGGGGATGCAGTTGGACCCCTACTACGTGGCGCCGCTGGCGCCGGATGCCATCAGCCTCGCGGCGCTCCAGGCGCGCGCGCTGCTGGATTCAGGACGTGCGACGGAGCGCTCGCTGGCGGAGGTCACCGCGCGAAGCCGGAGGAATGCGAAGGCGAATCCGAATGCGCAGCTCTCGGGGGACTTCTTGCCCGAAGCACTGCTGGATGCGCCGTACCTCGTCGCTCCGCTGCGGCGCCACGACTGTCCTCCGATATCGGATGGCGCGGTGGCGGTGGTGCTGGCCGCGGGGGAGAAGGCACGCGCGGCCACGGCCCGTCCGGCCTGGATTCGAGGCATCGACCACCGCATCGAGTCCCATGGCCTGGGCATGAGGGACCTCACCCGCTCGCCTTCGACGGCGCTCGCCGCAGCCAACGCGGGCGTGAGCCAGGGAAGCGTGGACGTGGCGGAGGTGCATGCACCGTTCAGCCATCAGGAGCTCATCCTTCGCGAGGCCTTGGGACTGGATGGAGCGGTGGACCTCAATCCATCCGGTGGCGCGCTCGCCGCCAATCCGTTGATGTCGGCGGGACTCATCCGCATTGGCGAAGCCGCGCGGCGAGTGATGGATGGCACGGCCCGCCGCGCCGTGGCCCACGCGACGAGCGGCCCCTGTCTCCAGCAGAACCTGGTCTGTGTGTTGGAGGCGACGCCATGA
- a CDS encoding thiolase domain-containing protein — MRPCAVIGVGQSRHASRRDDVSLAGLVREAVDRALADAALTLEDIDAVVLGKAPDMFEGVMMPELYLADCLGAGNKPLLRVHTAGSVGGSTAIMAVNLVRAGLHSRVLAVAFEKQSESEAMWALSPKYPFQPPLLAGAGGYFAPLVRAYIRRSGAPQDVGIRVAVKDRKHALLNPYAHLHLPDISTEAVASSAMLWDPLRYLETCPSSDGACAMVLTSEDAARHAPGPVAWVRATAMRSEPTLFAGRDQVNPQAGRDCAAALYKLAGITSPRREIDVAELYVPFSWFEPMWLENLGFAEPNEGWRMTAEGATALGGALPVNPSGGVLSTNPIGASGMLRFAEAALQVRGLAGEHQVDGAKVALGHAYGGGSQFFSMWIVARQQL, encoded by the coding sequence ATGAGGCCCTGCGCGGTCATCGGCGTGGGGCAGAGTCGGCACGCCTCCCGGCGCGACGACGTGTCCCTCGCGGGGCTCGTGCGCGAGGCCGTGGACCGTGCCCTCGCTGACGCGGCGCTGACGCTCGAGGACATCGACGCCGTGGTGCTCGGCAAGGCGCCCGACATGTTCGAGGGCGTGATGATGCCGGAGCTGTACCTCGCCGACTGTCTCGGCGCGGGGAACAAGCCGCTGCTTCGTGTGCACACCGCCGGGAGCGTCGGCGGCTCCACGGCCATCATGGCCGTGAACCTTGTCCGCGCGGGCCTCCACTCACGCGTCCTCGCCGTGGCCTTCGAGAAGCAATCCGAGAGCGAGGCCATGTGGGCCCTCTCCCCGAAGTACCCCTTCCAGCCTCCCCTGCTCGCCGGAGCGGGCGGCTACTTCGCTCCGCTCGTGCGCGCCTATATCCGCCGCTCGGGCGCCCCGCAGGACGTCGGCATCCGAGTCGCCGTCAAGGACCGCAAGCACGCGCTGCTCAACCCCTACGCCCACCTGCACCTGCCCGACATCTCCACCGAGGCCGTGGCGAGCTCGGCGATGCTCTGGGACCCGCTGCGCTACCTCGAGACCTGTCCTTCGTCCGATGGCGCCTGCGCGATGGTGCTCACCAGCGAGGACGCCGCGCGACACGCCCCCGGCCCCGTTGCATGGGTACGCGCCACGGCCATGCGCAGCGAACCCACCCTGTTCGCCGGCCGGGACCAGGTGAATCCCCAAGCAGGCAGAGACTGCGCCGCCGCCCTCTACAAGCTCGCCGGAATCACCTCGCCGCGCAGGGAGATCGACGTCGCCGAGCTCTATGTCCCCTTCTCCTGGTTCGAGCCCATGTGGCTGGAGAACCTCGGCTTCGCGGAGCCGAACGAGGGCTGGCGCATGACCGCCGAGGGCGCAACGGCGCTCGGAGGAGCGCTGCCCGTCAATCCCTCCGGCGGCGTCCTCTCGACCAACCCCATCGGTGCCTCCGGAATGCTGCGCTTCGCCGAGGCCGCGCTCCAGGTCCGAGGCCTCGCCGGCGAACATCAGGTGGACGGAGCGAAGGTCGCACTGGGCCACGCCTACGGCGGCGGCTCGCAGTTCTTCTCGATGTGGATCGTGGCACGTCAGCAGCTCTAG
- a CDS encoding acyl-CoA synthetase has product MTFNLADLFESLADIMPERLAAVAGDHRLTFQQLDARANRLANALREHGVRAGDHVGLYLHNGIEFLECLLGLFKLRAVPININYRYVESELEFLMKNANLTALIHGYELSATVLAAARNVPSLRLRVGVGGGGDVEYEQLLATSSPERSFEARSGDDLYILYTGGTTGMPRGVMWRHEDVLFAGLQGGNPGGPPIDRPEALAPLARDRPAPMVLLTAAPFVHGTAQWAAFIALFSGGTAVIVPSRSYEPHRVCQAIQAENVNTLVIVGDAMARPLAEALAQARAAGTPHDLSCLRVISSSGAFLSPVVRQQLQEQLPDTLILDNFGATEAGHQGTAFSSGEVVAFYMDESSAVLGEDLRPVQPGSGVIGRLARRGRLPLGYYNDPEKTAATFLVIDGVRWVLPGDLATVEKDGRITVLGRGAVCINSGGEKVFPEEVEAALKAHPAIRDAVVVGVPDVHWGERVTAVIEPRPNHPVSLEVLGEHCRALLSGYKVPRQLRVVDHIVRHPSGKPDYRWARSAATEERA; this is encoded by the coding sequence ATGACGTTCAACCTCGCTGACTTGTTCGAGAGCCTCGCGGACATCATGCCGGAGCGGCTCGCCGCCGTGGCCGGAGACCACCGGCTCACCTTCCAACAGCTCGACGCACGAGCCAACCGCCTGGCCAACGCCCTCCGAGAACACGGCGTCCGCGCCGGCGACCACGTGGGGCTCTACCTGCACAACGGCATCGAGTTCCTCGAGTGCCTCCTCGGCCTCTTCAAGCTCCGAGCCGTCCCCATCAACATCAACTACCGCTACGTCGAGAGTGAGCTCGAGTTCTTGATGAAGAACGCGAACCTCACCGCCCTCATCCACGGGTACGAGCTGTCCGCGACAGTCCTCGCCGCCGCCAGGAACGTGCCCTCCCTCCGGCTCCGGGTGGGAGTCGGCGGAGGGGGAGATGTGGAGTACGAGCAGCTCCTCGCCACCAGCTCGCCCGAGCGGAGCTTCGAGGCCCGCTCGGGTGATGACCTCTACATCCTCTACACCGGCGGCACGACAGGCATGCCCCGGGGCGTGATGTGGCGACACGAAGACGTGCTCTTCGCCGGACTCCAAGGAGGCAATCCCGGAGGCCCGCCCATCGACCGGCCCGAAGCCTTGGCCCCACTCGCGCGCGACCGCCCGGCCCCGATGGTCCTGTTGACCGCGGCCCCCTTCGTCCACGGCACGGCCCAGTGGGCCGCCTTCATCGCCCTGTTCTCTGGAGGCACGGCCGTCATCGTCCCCAGCAGGAGCTATGAGCCCCACCGCGTCTGCCAGGCCATCCAGGCGGAGAACGTCAACACCCTGGTCATCGTCGGCGACGCCATGGCGCGCCCACTCGCGGAGGCGCTCGCCCAAGCACGTGCCGCCGGAACCCCTCACGACCTGTCCTGCCTGAGGGTCATCTCCTCCTCCGGCGCGTTCCTCTCGCCCGTGGTGCGCCAGCAACTCCAGGAGCAGCTCCCGGACACGCTGATACTCGACAACTTCGGCGCGACGGAGGCGGGCCATCAAGGGACGGCCTTCTCCTCGGGCGAAGTGGTGGCCTTCTACATGGACGAGAGCAGCGCGGTGCTCGGAGAAGACCTGCGCCCGGTGCAGCCCGGCTCGGGTGTCATCGGCAGGCTCGCGCGGCGCGGGCGGCTGCCCCTCGGGTACTACAACGACCCGGAGAAGACCGCGGCGACGTTCCTCGTCATCGACGGCGTGCGCTGGGTCCTCCCAGGAGACCTGGCCACCGTCGAGAAGGACGGCCGCATCACCGTGCTCGGCCGAGGCGCCGTGTGCATCAACAGCGGCGGAGAGAAGGTCTTCCCCGAGGAGGTCGAAGCGGCGCTCAAGGCCCACCCGGCCATCCGCGACGCGGTGGTGGTGGGCGTGCCCGATGTTCACTGGGGCGAACGCGTGACGGCCGTCATCGAGCCCCGCCCCAATCATCCCGTGTCGCTCGAGGTGCTCGGAGAGCACTGCCGCGCGCTGCTGTCCGGCTACAAGGTGCCGAGACAGCTCCGAGTGGTGGACCACATCGTCCGCCATCCCAGCGGCAAGCCCGACTACCGCTGGGCCCGGAGCGCCGCCACCGAGGAACGCGCCTAG